Proteins from a single region of bacterium:
- a CDS encoding amino acid ABC transporter ATP-binding protein produces the protein MSQAPMIEALDVRKSYGPVHALCGVTLRVAAGEVVVLVGASGSGKSTLLRCINYLERPDRGRIVVNGHLVGYREHQGRLVALPERVVAEQRTEIGMVFQSFNLFPHMTVMDNVMSGLIHVRRARKNEAKRSATALLERVGLADKTAAYPLELSGGQQQRVAIARALAMNPKVMLFDEPTSALDPETIKEVLDVIRRLAHTGVTMLIATHEMGFAREISDRVVFMDQGTIVEEATPAQFFDHPRSSRSKLFVDAILAR, from the coding sequence ATGAGCCAAGCACCCATGATCGAAGCGCTCGACGTGCGCAAGTCTTACGGCCCCGTGCATGCATTATGCGGCGTCACGCTTCGTGTCGCAGCCGGGGAAGTTGTGGTGCTCGTCGGTGCCAGCGGATCAGGCAAGAGCACGCTGCTCCGGTGCATCAACTACCTGGAGCGCCCCGATCGGGGACGCATTGTGGTGAACGGCCACCTGGTCGGGTACCGCGAGCACCAGGGCCGGCTCGTGGCCCTGCCGGAGCGGGTCGTGGCGGAGCAGCGGACCGAGATCGGGATGGTCTTTCAAAGCTTCAACCTGTTTCCGCACATGACGGTGATGGATAACGTGATGTCGGGGCTCATCCACGTGCGCCGCGCGAGAAAAAATGAAGCCAAACGCAGCGCCACGGCGCTTCTCGAGCGAGTCGGTCTCGCCGACAAGACGGCCGCGTATCCGTTGGAACTCTCCGGCGGGCAGCAACAGCGTGTCGCGATCGCCCGTGCGCTGGCGATGAACCCCAAGGTGATGTTGTTCGATGAGCCGACGTCTGCGCTGGACCCGGAGACGATCAAGGAAGTCCTCGATGTGATCCGGCGGCTGGCGCACACCGGCGTGACGATGCTGATCGCGACGCATGAGATGGGGTTCGCACGGGAGATCAGCGATCGGGTCGTGTTCATGGATCAAGGGACGATCGTGGAGGAAGCAACCCCTGCGCAGTTTTTCGACCACCCTCGAAGCTCGCGCTCGAAGTTGTTCGTCGACGCGATCCTCGCGCGCTGA
- a CDS encoding amino acid ABC transporter permease: MSWNWPTFLHYIGAGFILHGVWTTVWLTAVSMVCGITIGLVAAILCVWGHPLARAFYTGYTTLIRGTPLLVQLVFVYSGLPAFGIRLDVAESALLALSVNEGAYVAEIIRAGIESIHHGQMEAAQALGMTYWKAMRVVVLPQAARTAVPPLGNQVNSMLKSTSLVSVISMEELFRATEEAIQTTFRVLELFAVASIYYLLLTGLWTLVQHSIERRLSRSIRHRGGRTGGSWGAPPAIESVTPT; encoded by the coding sequence ATGTCGTGGAATTGGCCAACGTTCTTGCACTACATCGGCGCCGGGTTCATCCTCCATGGCGTGTGGACCACGGTATGGTTGACGGCCGTCTCCATGGTGTGCGGGATCACGATCGGTCTCGTTGCCGCGATTCTGTGCGTCTGGGGACATCCGCTCGCACGGGCATTTTACACGGGATACACGACACTGATTCGAGGAACGCCACTTCTCGTCCAACTCGTGTTTGTCTACAGTGGATTGCCAGCGTTTGGGATCCGGCTGGACGTTGCGGAGTCCGCCTTGCTCGCGCTCAGCGTGAACGAGGGTGCTTACGTCGCGGAAATCATCCGCGCGGGCATCGAGTCCATCCACCACGGCCAGATGGAAGCGGCCCAGGCACTCGGCATGACATACTGGAAGGCGATGCGGGTCGTGGTCCTCCCGCAGGCGGCACGGACCGCGGTTCCACCCCTCGGCAATCAGGTCAACAGCATGCTCAAGAGCACGTCCTTGGTGTCCGTGATCTCGATGGAGGAATTGTTCCGCGCGACCGAGGAAGCGATTCAAACCACATTTAGAGTACTTGAGCTGTTTGCCGTCGCGTCGATCTACTACCTGCTGCTCACTGGGCTGTGGACGCTGGTCCAGCACTCCATCGAGCGCCGGCTGTCCAGATCGATCAGGCACCGGGGCGGCCGGACGGGCGGATCTTGGGGGGCACCGCCGGCAATCGAATCGGTGACGCCAACATGA